One Burkholderia sp. WP9 genomic window, CCCGATCGCGATGGAAGAAGGTCTGCGCTTCGCAATCCGCGAAGGCGGCCGTACGGTCGGCGCAGGTGTGGTTGCCAAGATTCTCGAGTAACGCCAGACAGTTCTCGTTGATCGGTAGTTTCGGGGTTGGCGGTGTCGTCAACCCCAAAATGGTTTAGGGGTATAGCTCAACTGGCAGAGCGTCGGTCTCCAAAACCGAAGGTTGGGGGTTCGATTCCCTCTGCCCCTGCCAACTCTCGCGCCTTATGTGGCGCTTCGTTAAGGTGTTATGGTGAATCCTTCCGTCGAAACTGTAAATACATCCGGCGATAAGCTGATGCTCGTCGCGGGCGTATTGTTAGTCTTGGCCGGGTTCGTGGGGTTCTTCTGGCTTGGTGGCCAGGAATGGTACGTCCGCGGAGCCGCCTTGGCTGTAGGTGCGATCGCGGGTGTTGCAGTCGGTCTTCTCTCCGCGCCTGGCAAGGGTTTCATCGCTTTCGCCAAAGACTCGTACAAGGAAGTCCGTAAGGTTGTTTGGCCTACCCGCAAAGAGGCTACCCAGACAACGCTCGTAGTGTTCGGCTTCGTGTTCGTCATGGCGATCTTTCTCTGGGTTAGCGACAAATCCATTGAATGGGCGATTTTCTCGGTGATTCTGGGTTGGAAATGATATGAGTGATACTCCGGCATCCCCGAGCGGCAAGCGTTGGTACGTCGTGCACGCCTACTCCGGTATGGAGAAGAGCGTGCAGCGTGCGCTTCAGGAGCGTATCGAACGTGCCGGCATGCAAGACCAGTTTGGTCAAATCCTCGTTCCGACTGAAGAAGTGGTCGAGGTAAAAGGTGGTCACAAATCGGTGACCGAGCGTCGTTTCTTTCCGGGCTACGTGTTAGTCGAGATGGAAATGACCGACGAGACGTGGCACCTCGTGAAAAATACGGCGAAGGTGACGGGTTTCGTAGGTGGTGCGCGTAATCGCCCGAGTCCGATCTCTCCGCGCGAAGTCGAGAAGATCATGTCGCAGATGCAGGAGGGCGTGGAGAAGCCACGTCCGAAGACCCTGTTCGAAGTCGGCGAAATGGTGCGAGTGAAGGACGGTCCGTTCACGGACTTCAACGGTAGCGTCGAAGAAGTGAATTACGAAAAGTCGCGCGTCCGTGTTTCCGTTACAATCTTCGGCCGCGCTACGCCGGTCGAGCTGGAATTCGGCCAAGTCGAAAAGCTGTAGTCCAGAATTCTACGGAGCGCACCAGTCGGTGCGCTCCGTATTTCGCGCTTACGGTCCGCGTAATGGCCGTTGAGGAGCGTCAGTATCCGATTTTCCGGGGAACACGCGCTACTACTCACTGAACAACCGCATGTGCCCATGTGGTGTTCCAAAGAGGTTTTCAACATGGCAAAGAAAATCATCGGCTTTATCAAGCTGCAGATTCCTGCAGGTAAAGCCAATCCGTCGCCGCCGGTCGGTCCGGCACTGGGTCAACGCGGCCTGAACATCATGGAGTTCTGCAAGGCGTTCAACGCGCAGACCCAGGCACTGGAACCGGGTCTTCCGATTCCGGTCGTGATCACCGCGTTCGCGGACAAGAGCTTCACGTTCGTTCTGAAGACGCCGCCGGCAACGGTTCTGATCAAGAAGGCGGCGAAGATCGACAAGGGTTCGAGCAAGCCGCATACCGACAAGGTCGGCAAGATCACCCGCGCTCAAGCTGAAGACATCGCCAAGACCAAGATGCCCGATCTGACGGCAGCTGATCTGGACGCAGCGGTTCGTACGATCGCTGGTAGCGCCCGCTCGATGGGCATCACCGTGGAGGGCGTGTAAATGGCTAAGCTTTCAAAGCGTCTGCAAGCATTTGCAGCCAAGGTTGATCGTCAAAAGCTCTACGCGATTGACGAAGCTCTGTCACTCGTGAAGGAATGCGCAAGCGCGAAGTTCGACGAGTCGATCGACGTCGCAGTGCAACTCGGCATCGACGCGAAGAAGTCGGACCAAGTGGTTCGTGGTTCGGTCGTTCTGCCGGCTGGTACCGGTAAGTCGGTCCGTGTCGCCGTTTTCGCACAAGGCGAAAAGGCTGAACAGGCTCGTGCGGCTGGCGCTGAAGTCGTCGGTATGGAAGACCTCGCCGAACAAGTCAAGGCCGGCAAGCTGGACTTCGACATCGTGATCGCTTCGCCGGACACGATGCGCGTTGTCGGTACGCTCGGTCAGATCCTCGGCCCGCGCGGCCTGATGCCGAACCCGAAGGTCGGTACGGTTACGCCGGACGTCGCGACTGCGGTGAAGAACGCCAAGGCTGGTCAGGTGCAATTCCGTGTCGACAAGGCCGGTATCATCCATGCCACGATCGGCCGTGCTTCCTTCGAGCCGACGGCTCTGCGTAGCAACCTGAACGCTCTCGTCGACGCGCTCCAAAAAGCGAAGCCGGCAACGAGCAAGGGTGTTTATCTGCGCAAGGTTGCACTGTCGAGCACGATGGGCGTCGGCGTTCGCGTCGATCAGGCATCGATCGCAGCGCAGTAATAGAATTCATCGCCTCGGCGAGAGTCGAGGCGGTTTTATGGGCTTTGGGCGGTCGCAAAGTGGCAGTCTGCATTGAGCGACCGGTTGTCAAAGACCGTTGGCGGGCACGCAGCAGATAGGCGGGTCCTTAATGTAAAGCCAACGCAGATGGCGAACCCGAAAAGGTTTTGTAGTGATGAAGCCGGTCGATGTCCGCAGCAATGCGAATATTGGGCGGTTGAGATACTCCTGACTGGTCGGACGCCGTTATTGAACGCGGTACACAAGGCGCACGCTGCGTGTATCGAATCTGGAGGTTAACCGTGCCACTTAACAAAGAAAGCAAGCAGGCCGTCGTCGCTGAGGTTGCCGCGCAAGTCGCGAAAGCCCAGACCGTGGTTCTGGCTGAGTATCGTGGAATCGCGGTTGGCGATCTGACCAAGCTGCGCGCGAAAGCGCGTGAGCAACAGGTTTACCTTCGCGTGTTGAAAAACACGCTGGCGCGTCGCGCTGTTGAAGGTACCCCGTTTGCTCCGCTGGCAGAGCAGATGACTGGCCCCCTGATCTACGGCATCTCGGAAGATGCAATTGCTGCTGCTAAGGTCGTCAATGACTTCAGCAAGAGCAATGACAAGTTGGTCATCAAGGCTGGTTCCTACGAAGGCAAGGTGATGGACAAGGCTGGCGTGCAAGCGCTGGCGAACATCCCGAGCCGCGAAGAACTGCTCTCCAAGCTGTTGTACGTTATGCAAGCACCTGTTTCCGGCTTTGCGCGCGCTCTGGCCGCGCTGGCAGAAAAGAAACAAGGCGAAGAAACCGCTGCGTAATGCACTTCAGTCGAGCGTGATTGATCGCTGGCTGTATCCGAATTCAATTTAGGAGTATTTCAAATGGCAATCGCAAAAGAAGACATCCTCGAAGCCGTAGGCTCGATGTCGGTTCTGGAACTGAACGAGCTGGTTAAGGCGTTCGAAGAAAAGTTTGGCGTGTCGGCAGCTGCTGTTGCAGTGGCAGGCCCGGCAGGCGGCGGCGCTGCTGCTGCTGCTGAAGAGCAAACCGAATTCACGGTCAACCTGACGGAAGTCGGCGCGAACAAGGTTTCGGTCATTAAGGCTGTTCGTGAACTGACGGGTCTCGGCCTGAAGGAAGCGAAGGACCTGGTCGACGGTGCACCGAAGCCTGTTAAGGAATCGGTACCGAAGGCTGCTGCTGAAGAAGCCAAGAAGAAGCTGGAAGAAGCCGGCGCGAAGGCTGAAATCAAGTAAGTTTCAGCGCGCTGTGCGAAGGCTGGCGGTTTTCCACCGCCGGCCTTTTTGTGCTTTGTGGGGACCACGTTTTTGCCAGCTAATTTCGGCAAAAACTGAAGCCCCAGAAGCCAAAGAAAACCGCCATTCGGCAACATTGACCGGCGATTCTCTTTGTCTTCTGAAGCGACTGCAGAAGGCAAGTTTGGTCGGGTAGCGGGCAACATAGGCATCCGCTGCCGTCAGCCAGCGGTTGGTAGCGGCCAACCACCAAGCTTCTAGGCTCGTTCAAGCCATCGGACGGCCATCGGGTCTCAGTCGGTGAACACTCGGGTTGTCTCATCAAGGTATCCTGCCTCGACAACAATGCCCGCCGTGATTCGGAGATCGTATGCAATATTCCTTCACCGAGAAGAAGCGCATTCGCAAGAGTTTTGCGAAGCGCCCCATCGTTCACCAAGTACCTTTCCTGCTGGCTACCCAGCTTGAATCATTCAGCACGTTTCTGCAAGCAGACACGTCGTCGACGCAACGCAAGCCGGAAGGCCTGCAAGCTGCGTTTACCTCCGTTTTCCCAATTGTTTCGCATAACGGGTTCGCTCGTCTAGAGTTCGTCAGCTACATGCTGTCGCCGCCGGCATTCAACATCAAGGAATGTCAGCAGCGCGGTTTGACGTACTGTTCGGCCCTGCGCGCGAAAGTGCGTCTCGTGCTGCTCGACAAGGAATCGCCGAGCAAACCGGTCGTGAAGGAAGTGAAAGAACAGGAAGTGTACATGGGCGAAATTCCGCTCATGACGCCGACGGGTTCGTTCGTCATCAACGGCACGGAACGTGTGATCGTTTCGCAGTTGCACCGTTCGCCGGGCGTGTTCTTCGAACACGACAAGGGTAAGACGCACAGCTCGGGCAAGCTCCTGTTTTCGGCACGTATCATTCCTTACCGCGGTTCGTGGCTCGATTTCGAGTTCGACCCGAAGGACGTGCTGTACTTCCGCGTCGACCGTCGCCGCAAGATGCCGGTCACGATCCTGCTGAAGGCAATCGGCCTCACGCCGGAACAGATCCTCGCAAACTTCTTCGTGTTCGACAATTTCACGCTGATGCCGGAAGGCGCGCAGATGGAATTCGTGCCGGAGCGTCTGCGTGGTGAAGTCGCGCGTTTCGACATCACGGACCGTGATGGCAACGTGATCGTCCAGAAGGACAAGCGGATCAACGCGAAGCACATTCGCGACCTCGACAACGCCAAGACCAAGTTCATCTCGGTTCCGGAAGACTATTTGCTCGGCCGCGTGCTGGCGAAGAACGTCGTCGACGGCGACACGGGTGAAGTCATCGCTAACGCGAACGACGAAATCACGGAAACCGTGCTCGAGAAGCTGCGCGAGTCGAAGATCAAAGACATCCAGACGCTCTACACGAACGATCTGGATCAAGGTCCGTACATCTCGTCGACGCTGCGTATCGACGAAACCGCGGACAAGATGGCCGCGCGCATCGCGATCTACCGCATGATGCGTCCGGGCGAACCGCCGACCGAAGAAGCGGTCGAGGCGCTGTTCAACCGTCTGTTCTATAGCGAAGACGCATACGACCTCTCGAAGGTGGGTCGTATGAAGTTCAATCGCCGTGTCGGCCGCGACGAAATCGTCGGACCGATGACGCTGCAAGACGACGACATCCTCGCCACGATCAAGATCCTGGTCGAGCTGCGTAACGGCAAGGGCGAAGTGGACGACATCGACCACTTGGGCAATCGTCGTGTGCGTTGCGTCGGCGAACTGGCGGAAAACCAGTTCCGCGCGGGTCTCGTGCGTGTCGAGCGTGCTGTGAAGGAACGCCTCGGCCAGGCCGAAAGCGAAAACCTGATGCCGCACGACCTGATCAACTCGAAGCCGATTTCGTCGGCGATTCGCGAGTTCTTCGGTTCGTCGCAGCTGTCGCAGTTCATGGACCAAACGAACCCGCTGTCGGAAATCACCCACAAGCGCCGTGTTTCGGCACTTGGCCCGGGCGGTTTGACGCGTGAGCGCGCTGGCTTTGAAGTCCGTGACGTGCACCCGACTCACTACGGTCGCGTGTGCCCGATTGAAACGCCGGAAGGTCCGAACATCGGCCTGATCAACTCGCTCGCTCTGTACGCGCACCTGAACGAATACGGCTTCCTCGAAACGCCGTATCGCAAGGTCGTGGACAGCAAGGTGACGGATCAAATCGATTACCTGTCGGCGATCGAAGAAGGCCGTTATGTGATCGCTCAGGCGAACGCGGCCGTGGCGGAAGACGGCTCGCTGACCGACGAACTGGTGTCGTCGCGTGAAGCAGGCGAAACGCTGATGGTCACGCCGGACCGCATCCAGTACATGGACGTGGCGCCGTCGCAGATCGTGTCGGTGGCAGCATCGCTGATTCCGTTCCTCGAGCACGATGACGCGAACCGCGCATTGATGGGTTCGAACATGCAGCGTCAGGCTGTGCCGTGTCTGCGTCCTGAAAAGGCCGTGGTCGGTACGGGTATCGAGCGCACGGTGGCAGTCGACTCGGGTACGACGGTTCAGGCATTCCGCGGCGGTGTGGTCGATTATGTCGACGCAGGCCGTATGGTGATCCGCGTGAACGACGACGAAGCCGTTGCTGGCGACGTCGGCGTGGACATCTACAACCTGATCAAGTACACGCGTTCGAACCAGAACACGAACATCAACCAGCGCCCGATCGTGAAGGTCGGCGACATCGTGTCGCGTGGCGACGTGCTGGCTGACGGTGCATCGACCGACCTCGGCGAACTGGCTCTCGGCCAGAACATGCTGGTCGCGTTCATGCCGTGGAACGGTTACAACTTCGAAGACTCGATTTTGATCTCGGAGAAGGTGGTTGCCGACGACCGTTACACGTCGATCCACATCGAAGAACTGAACGTCGTTGCTCGTGATACGAAGCTCGGACCGGAAGAAATCACGCGCGACATCTCGAACCTGGCTGAAGTGCAACTCGGCCGTCTCGATGAGTCGGGCATCGTCTACATCGGCGCAGAAGTCGAAGCAGGCGACGTGCTGGTCGGCAAGGTCACGCCGAAGGGCGAAACCCAGCTGACGCCGGAAGAAAAGCTGCTGCGCGCGATCTTCGGTGAAAAGGCTTCGGACGTGAAGGACACGTCGCTGCGCGTGCCGTCGGGCATGAGCGGCACCGTGATCGACGTTCAAGTGTTCACGCGTGAAGGCATTCAGCGCGACAAGCGCGCGCAACAGATCATCGACGATGAACTGAAGCGCTATCGCCTCGACCTGAACGACCAGCTGCGTATCGTGGAAGGCGACGCGTTCCAGCGTCTCGCACGTATGCTGACCGGCAAGGTCGCGAACGGCGGTCCGAAGAAGCTCGCGAAGGGCACGAAGATCGAACAGGCTTACCTGGAAGATCTGGATCACTACCATTGGTTCGACATCCGCCTCGCGGACGAAGAAGCAGCGGCACAGCTCGAAGCGATCAAGGACTCGATCGAACAGAAGCGTCACCAGTTCGATCTGGCGTTCGAAGAAAAGCGCAAGAAGCTCACGCAAGGCGACGAACTGCCGCCGGGCGTGTTGAAGATGGTCAAGGTGTATCTGGCAGTCAAGCGCCGCCTGCAGCCTGGCGACAAGATGGCCGGCCGTCACGGTAACAAGGGTGTGGTGTCGAAGATCGTTCCGATCGAAGACATGCCGTACATGGCCGACGGCCGTCCGGCTGACGTCGTTCTGAACCCGCTCGGCGTGCCGTCGCGGATGAACGTGGGTCAGGTTCTCGAAGTGCATCTGGGTTGGGCCGCGAAGGGTCTCGGCTGGCGTATCGGCGAAATGCTGCAGCGTCAGGCGAAGATCGAAGAACTGCGCGAATTCCTGACCAAGATCTACAACGAGTCGGGCCGCGCCGAAGAGCTGGACAGCTTCACGGACGACGAGATCGTCGAACTGGCGAAGAACCTGCGCGAAGGCGTGCCGTTCGCAACGCCGGTGTTCGACGGTGCGACGGAAGAAGAAATGTCGCGCGCGCTGGATCTGGCATTCCCGGACGACATCGCGAAGAACCTCGGCATGACGCCGTCGAAGAACCAGGTGCGTCTGTACGACGGCCGTACGGGCGAAATGTTCGAACGTACGGTGACGGTCGGCTACATGCACTACCTGAAGCTGCACCACTTGGTCGACGACAAGATGCACGCGCGTTCCACGGGCCCGTACTCGCTCGTGACGCAGCAGCCGTTGGGCGGTAAGGCGCAATTCGGTGGCCAGCGTTTCGGTGAAATGGAAGTGTGGGCGCTCGAAGCGTACGGCGCATCGTACGTGCTGCAGGAAATGCTGACGGTGAAGTCGGACGACGTGACAGGCCGGACCAAGGTTTATGAAAACCTGGTCAAGGGTGATCACGTGATCGACGCCGGCATGCCGGAATCCTTCAACGTGTTGGTGAAGGAAATCCGCTCGCTCGGTATCGATATCGACCTCGACCGCAACTAATCGGACTACGGAGAGAAAGCAATGAAAGCTCTGCTCGATCTATTCAAGCAAGTCCAACAGCCTGAAGTTTTTGACGCGATCAAGATCGGTCTGGCTTCGCCGGACAAGATCCGTTCGTGGTCGTTCGGTGAAGTGAAGAAGCCGGAAACCATCAACTACCGGACGTTCAAGCCGGAACGCGATGGTTTGTTCTGCGCGAAGATCTTCGGGCCGATCAAAGACTACGAATGCCTTTGCGGCAAGTACAAGCGCCTGAAGCATCGTGGCGTGATCTGCGAGAAGTGCGGCGTTGAAGTGACGCTGGCGAAAGTGCGTCGCGAACGCATGGGCCACATCGAACTGGCCTCGCCGGTTGCGCACATCTGGTTTTTGAAGTCGCTGCCGTCGCGTCTGGGCATGGTGCTCGACATGACGCTGCGCGACATCGAACGCGTGCTGTATTTCGAAGCATATGTGGTGATCGATCCGGGCATGACGCCGCTGAAAGCGCGGCAGATCATGACGGAAGAGGATTACTACAACAAGGTCGAAGAATACGGTGACGAATTCCGTGCCGAGATGGGCGCGGAAGGCGTGCGCGAACTGCTGCGCGCGATCAACATCGACGAACAGGTCGAGATGCTCCGCACTGAACTCAAGAACACGGGTTCGGAAGCGAAGATCAAGAAGTACGCAAAGCGCCTGAAGGTGCTCGAGGCTTTCCAGCGTTCGGGCATCAAGCCTGACTGGATGGTGCTCGAAGTGCTGCCGGTGCTGCCGCCGGAACTGCGTCCGCTGGTGCCGCTGGACGGCGGCCGCTTCGCGACGTCGGACCTGAACGACCTGTATCGCCGCGTGATCAACCGTAACAACCGGTTGAAGCGTCTGCTCGAACTGAAGGCGCCTGAAATCATCGTCCGCAACGAAAAGCGGATGCTGCAGGAAGCCGTCGATTCGCTGCTCGACAACGGTCGTCGCGGTAAGGCCATGACCGGCGCGAACAAGCGTCCGTTGAAGTCGCTCGCTGACATGATCAAGGGTAAGGGCGGTCGTTTCCGTCAGAACTTGCTCGGTAAGCGCGTTGACTACTCAGGCCGTTCGGTGATCGTGGTCGGCCCGACGCTCAAGCTGCATCAGTGCGGTCTGCCGAAGCTGATGGCGCTCGAACTGTTCAAGCCGTTCATCTTCAACAAGCTCGAAGTGATGGGTGTCGCTACCACCATCAAGGCTGCGAAGAAGGAAGTCGAGAACCAGACGCCGGTGGTGTGGGACATTCTCGAAGAAGTCATTCGCGAACATCCGGTCATGCTGAACCGTGCGCCGACGCTGCACCGTCTTGGCATTCAGGCTTTCGAGCCGGTGCTGATCGAAGGTAAGGCAATCCAGCTGCACCCGCTCGTTTGCGCGGCGTTCAACGCCGACTTCGACGGTGACCAGATGGCTGTTCACGTGCCGCTGTCGCTGGAAGCGCAGATGGAAGCGCGCACGCTGATGCTGGCGTCGAACAACGTCCTGTTCCCGGCCAACGGCGATCCGTCGATCGTGCCGTCGCAGGATATCGTGCTCGGTTTGTACTACGCGACCCGTGAAGCCGTGAATGCTAAGGGCGAAGGCCTGACGTTCACCGGCGTTTCGGAAGCGCTGCGTGCCTACGAGAACAAGGAAGTCGAGCTCGCCTCGCGCGTCAACGTGCGGATCACCGAAATGGTCCACAACGAAGACAAGTCGGAAGGTGCGCCGGCGTTCGTGCCGAAGATCACGCTTTACCCGACCACCGTCGGCCGTGCAATCCTGTCGGAAATTCTTCCGCCGGGCCTGCCGTTCTCGGTGCTCAACAAGCCGCTGAAGAAGAAGGAAATCTCGCGCCTCATCAACACCGCGTTCCGCAAATGCGGTCTGCGTGAAACGGTGATTTTCGCCGACCAGTTGATGCAGTCGGGTTTCCGTCTGGCAACGCGCGCTGGTATCTCGATCTGCGTCGACGACATGCTCGTGCCGCCGCAGAAGGAAACCATCGTCGGCGACGCCGCGAAGAAGGTGAAGGAATACGACCGTCAGTACATGTCGGGTCTCGTCACGTCGCAAGAGCGCTACAACAACGTGGTCGACATCTGGTCGGCAACGTCGGAAGCGGTCGGCAAGGCGATGATGGAACAGCTGTCGACGGAACCGGTCACGGATCGCGACGGCAACGAAACGCGTCAGGAATCGTTCAACTCGATTTACATGATGGCGGACTCGGGTGCTCGTGGTTCCGCGGTTCAGATTCGTCAGCTGGCCGGTATGCGTGGCCTGATGGCGAAGCCGGACGGCTCGATCATCGAGACGCCGATTACGGCGAACTTCCGTGAAGGCCTGAACGTGTTGCAGTACTTCATCTCGACCCACGGCGCACGTAAGGGTCTGGCTGATACGGCACTGAAGACGGCAAACTCGGGTTACCTGACGCGTCGTCTGGTCGACGTGACGCAGGATCTGGTGGTGGTCGAGGACGATTGCGGTACGTCCAACGGCGTCGCCATGAAGGCGTTGGTCGAAGGCGGTGAAGTCGTCGAAGCGCTGCGTGACCGTATTCTCGGTCGCGTGACGGTGGCTGACGTCGTCAATCCGGAATCGCAGGAAACGCTGTACGAAACGGGCACGCTGCTCGACGAAGACGCGGTCGAAGAAATCGAACGCCTCGGCATCGACGAAGTGCGCGTGCGTACGCCGCTGACTTGCGAAACGCGTTACGGTCTGTGCGCAGCCTGCTACGGCCGCGACCTGGGCCGCGGCTCGTCGGTCAACGTCGGCGAAGCAGTTGGCGTGATCGCTGCGCAGTCGATCGGCGAACCGGGCACGCAGCTTACGATGCGTACGTTCCACATCGGTGGTGCGGCATCGCGTGCGGCAGTGGCTTCGTCGGTTGAAGCGAAGTCGAACGGTACGGTGCGTTTCACGGCAACGATGCGTTACGTCACCAACGCGAAGGGCGAGCAGATCGTCATCTCGCGTTCGGGCGAAGCCATGATCACCGACGACCACGGTCGCGAGCGCGAACGTCACAAGGTGCCGTACGGCGCGACGCTGTTGCAACTGGACGGCGCGCAGATCAAGGCCGGCACGCAACTGGCAACGTGGGATCCGATGACGCGTCCGATCATCACCGAGTGGGGCGGTACGGTGAAGTTCGAAAACGTCGAAGAAGGCGTGACGGTTGCCAAGCAGATCGACGATGTGACGGGTCTGTCCACGCTGGTCGTGATCGACGTGAAGCGTCGTGGTTCGCAAGCTTCGAAGACGGTGCGTCCGCAGGTCAAGCTGCTCGACGCGAACGGCGAAGAAGTCAAGATCCCGAACACCGAGCACTCGGTGCAGATCGGCTTCCAGGTCGGCGCTCTGATCACCGTGAAGGATGGTCAGCAAGTGCAGGTCGGTGAAGTGCTGGCACGTATCCCGGTTGAATCGCAGAAGACGCGTGACATTACCGGTGGTCTGCCGCGTGTGGCTGAACTGTTCGAAGCACGTTCGCCTAAGGACGCGGGTATCCTGGCGGAAGTCACGGGTACGACGTCGTTCGGTAAGGACACGAAGGGCAAGCAGCGTCTCGTTATCACGGACCTCGAAGGCAATCAGCACGAGTTCCTGATCGCGAAGGAAAAGCAGGTTCTCGTGCACGATGGTCAGGTCGTCAACAAGGGCGAAATGATTGTCGACGGTCCTGCCGATCCGCACGACATCTTGCGTCTGCAAGGTATCGAAGCGCTGTCGCGTTACATCGTGGACGAAGTGCAGGACGTGTACCGTCTGCAAGGCGTGAAGATCAACGACAAGCACATTGAAGTGATTGTTCGTCAGATGCTGCGCCGCGTGCAGATTA contains:
- the rpoC gene encoding DNA-directed RNA polymerase subunit beta', translating into MKALLDLFKQVQQPEVFDAIKIGLASPDKIRSWSFGEVKKPETINYRTFKPERDGLFCAKIFGPIKDYECLCGKYKRLKHRGVICEKCGVEVTLAKVRRERMGHIELASPVAHIWFLKSLPSRLGMVLDMTLRDIERVLYFEAYVVIDPGMTPLKARQIMTEEDYYNKVEEYGDEFRAEMGAEGVRELLRAINIDEQVEMLRTELKNTGSEAKIKKYAKRLKVLEAFQRSGIKPDWMVLEVLPVLPPELRPLVPLDGGRFATSDLNDLYRRVINRNNRLKRLLELKAPEIIVRNEKRMLQEAVDSLLDNGRRGKAMTGANKRPLKSLADMIKGKGGRFRQNLLGKRVDYSGRSVIVVGPTLKLHQCGLPKLMALELFKPFIFNKLEVMGVATTIKAAKKEVENQTPVVWDILEEVIREHPVMLNRAPTLHRLGIQAFEPVLIEGKAIQLHPLVCAAFNADFDGDQMAVHVPLSLEAQMEARTLMLASNNVLFPANGDPSIVPSQDIVLGLYYATREAVNAKGEGLTFTGVSEALRAYENKEVELASRVNVRITEMVHNEDKSEGAPAFVPKITLYPTTVGRAILSEILPPGLPFSVLNKPLKKKEISRLINTAFRKCGLRETVIFADQLMQSGFRLATRAGISICVDDMLVPPQKETIVGDAAKKVKEYDRQYMSGLVTSQERYNNVVDIWSATSEAVGKAMMEQLSTEPVTDRDGNETRQESFNSIYMMADSGARGSAVQIRQLAGMRGLMAKPDGSIIETPITANFREGLNVLQYFISTHGARKGLADTALKTANSGYLTRRLVDVTQDLVVVEDDCGTSNGVAMKALVEGGEVVEALRDRILGRVTVADVVNPESQETLYETGTLLDEDAVEEIERLGIDEVRVRTPLTCETRYGLCAACYGRDLGRGSSVNVGEAVGVIAAQSIGEPGTQLTMRTFHIGGAASRAAVASSVEAKSNGTVRFTATMRYVTNAKGEQIVISRSGEAMITDDHGRERERHKVPYGATLLQLDGAQIKAGTQLATWDPMTRPIITEWGGTVKFENVEEGVTVAKQIDDVTGLSTLVVIDVKRRGSQASKTVRPQVKLLDANGEEVKIPNTEHSVQIGFQVGALITVKDGQQVQVGEVLARIPVESQKTRDITGGLPRVAELFEARSPKDAGILAEVTGTTSFGKDTKGKQRLVITDLEGNQHEFLIAKEKQVLVHDGQVVNKGEMIVDGPADPHDILRLQGIEALSRYIVDEVQDVYRLQGVKINDKHIEVIVRQMLRRVQITDNGDTRFIPGEQVERSDMLDENDRMIAEDKRPATYENVLLGITKASLSTDSFISAASFQETTRVLTEAAIMGKRDDLRGLKENVIVGRLIPAGTGLAFHKARKSKELSDRERFDQIAAEESFEFGTPETPAAEQQHSGE